In Horticoccus luteus, the following proteins share a genomic window:
- a CDS encoding PD-(D/E)XK motif protein, with protein sequence MSEPLTIGFSALWKELEASAGADASRWWLIRCRPTPGRSLFAAREAGTGRRAVLLPLDGAQQPARRQWPEFSALAPACVVIDGVPHIGATLTEPRFADVFDALAVDLAWRVEEAPTASAAVIVLLGQLRRWQRFLASARDGLDPAAQRGLWGELHFLHTRLLPLVGGAAVTGWKGPEGAHQDFQFPSAWIEVKTTLAKQPQSVRIASERQLDDTLAPALFLHVLALEAHEGGAATLPAEVAAVRASLSAWPEARENFEDALLAAGYLDQHSPRYGSVGYAVRQTQDYRVAPGFPRIVETGLPNGVGEVGYALSLAACTDFAIPPDALAAALVHPA encoded by the coding sequence ATGAGTGAGCCTCTGACCATCGGATTCTCCGCTCTTTGGAAGGAATTGGAGGCAAGCGCTGGAGCGGACGCTTCGCGCTGGTGGCTGATTCGCTGCCGCCCGACGCCGGGCCGGAGTCTGTTTGCCGCCCGTGAAGCCGGCACGGGACGGCGCGCTGTCCTGTTGCCTCTTGATGGTGCACAGCAACCGGCACGCCGCCAATGGCCGGAGTTCTCCGCACTCGCACCCGCCTGTGTCGTGATAGACGGGGTTCCTCATATCGGCGCGACCCTGACTGAGCCGCGGTTCGCGGATGTCTTCGACGCTCTGGCCGTCGACCTTGCTTGGCGGGTTGAAGAGGCGCCAACCGCCAGCGCCGCGGTCATCGTTTTGCTCGGTCAGCTCCGGCGCTGGCAGCGCTTCCTGGCCAGCGCGCGCGATGGACTCGACCCCGCCGCGCAGCGCGGGCTGTGGGGAGAGCTGCATTTTCTCCACACCCGGCTGCTCCCGCTTGTCGGCGGCGCCGCGGTGACGGGCTGGAAAGGCCCGGAAGGCGCGCACCAGGATTTTCAGTTTCCCAGCGCTTGGATCGAGGTGAAGACCACGCTGGCCAAGCAGCCGCAGAGCGTGCGCATCGCGAGCGAGCGCCAGCTCGACGACACGCTGGCGCCCGCGCTTTTCCTGCATGTGCTGGCCCTGGAGGCGCACGAAGGCGGAGCCGCTACCCTACCCGCCGAAGTGGCGGCAGTGAGGGCGTCGCTGTCGGCCTGGCCGGAGGCACGGGAAAATTTTGAGGATGCGCTGCTCGCCGCCGGCTACCTCGATCAACACTCCCCCCGTTACGGCTCCGTCGGCTACGCCGTGCGGCAGACGCAGGACTACCGGGTGGCACCGGGATTTCCACGGATAGTAGAGACGGGCCTCCCGAACGGCGTCGGCGAGG
- a CDS encoding Z1 domain-containing protein — translation MPDAAQNHTNARNLAADILGKESDRTLEKIRETAQKAIQAATLFGGPAPDLETLTAELAHMFAVRAGTVGVLDDDDPDAHKVWLPDRRAQIDWRFWSRYERYLAREVGLPPAVVNSLHSLTDKVLERLEDPARPDQWDRRGMVVGSVQSGKTANYTGLICKAIDAGYKLIVILAGIHSNLRSQTQLRIDEGVTGFDTRNSRKLSANSLWIGVGKNAGERYPIHSLTSSAEDGDFSKKVASQQNVMLGSDPVVLVVKKNGHVLKNLHEWVTAVAGTQPSENEKPVIHNVPLLLIDDEADNASINTKSKDGADPELDVSVINGRIRALLDAFEKSAYVGYTATPFANIFINPDAESPKHGADLFPRSFIINVEAPSNYVGPTRVFGLAGDPDREIPAQPSLNIVRSLTDYAAAFPPKHKIDHVPKDPPKSLTRAIRCFILICAARRVRNQSSKHNSMLVHVTRFQPVQNHTARLVRDELIGLQRRLRDGDGARQPTLRDELKQLWAEEFVPVSEEFGSEAQPTVTWEALDVELHAAAAKIDVAVINSSSQTPLDYKAHEAQGRSVIAIGGDKLSRGLTLEGLSVSYFLRASKMYDTLLQMGRWFGYRPGYVDLCRLFTTSELMRWYRHIALAEAELRREFDHMVATGQTPKTYGLRVRTHPAGMIVTALNKMSHSRVQELSWAGVLVQTTQFFKDGTVTASNLGAVEQFLTGLGAPATQQGSSSRIWKDVPVAEVAAFLSKLRFPPEAARAGGAELVQFIRKQADKPDKELTLWTVVVVSSGSAEARDRRTIAGQETGLVSRSAEDQTETTWLARKANIQNPADEALDFRGVLFDAAWLAEISGKPDLADDIDWLAGCIGRDAWDVALALTLRWQATNPPKLRSPDKGQTTRPYGRVLRVLRPRSRGLLLIYPLVPPMEVSEGEGRPARTTGLNRDGDPVSGVVLSFPASETVLGVEYRVNRVWDAMIRDDDTYDE, via the coding sequence ATGCCTGACGCTGCGCAAAACCACACTAACGCCCGCAATCTCGCCGCCGATATCCTCGGCAAAGAGTCCGACAGGACTTTGGAGAAGATTCGGGAAACCGCTCAGAAGGCTATACAGGCAGCCACTCTCTTTGGTGGTCCGGCACCGGACTTGGAGACACTCACGGCAGAACTCGCCCATATGTTCGCAGTCAGAGCCGGAACGGTGGGGGTGCTGGATGACGACGATCCCGACGCACACAAAGTGTGGCTCCCGGATAGGCGTGCCCAGATCGACTGGCGTTTCTGGTCGCGTTACGAACGCTATCTCGCGCGCGAAGTCGGCCTTCCTCCCGCGGTGGTGAACAGTCTCCACAGCCTCACCGACAAGGTTCTAGAACGCCTGGAAGACCCCGCGCGGCCTGATCAGTGGGACCGTCGGGGAATGGTTGTCGGAAGCGTGCAGTCAGGGAAAACGGCCAATTATACGGGGCTCATATGCAAAGCAATCGACGCAGGCTATAAGCTAATCGTCATTCTCGCTGGCATTCATAGCAATTTGCGCAGCCAGACCCAGTTGCGAATCGACGAGGGTGTCACCGGTTTCGATACGCGCAACAGTCGAAAACTGAGTGCCAACAGTCTTTGGATCGGAGTCGGAAAAAACGCTGGTGAGCGCTATCCTATTCACTCACTCACCAGCAGTGCGGAAGACGGCGATTTCAGCAAGAAAGTCGCCTCTCAGCAAAACGTGATGCTTGGAAGCGACCCCGTCGTGCTCGTCGTCAAAAAGAACGGCCATGTTCTCAAGAATCTGCACGAATGGGTGACCGCCGTCGCTGGAACTCAACCCTCCGAGAACGAGAAACCGGTCATCCACAATGTGCCGTTGCTGCTGATCGACGACGAAGCAGACAACGCATCCATCAACACCAAGAGCAAAGACGGCGCAGACCCGGAGCTGGATGTGTCCGTTATTAACGGGCGAATTCGCGCGCTACTCGATGCCTTCGAGAAGTCGGCCTACGTAGGCTACACAGCTACGCCGTTCGCGAACATATTCATCAATCCTGACGCTGAGTCTCCTAAGCATGGCGCCGATCTGTTTCCGCGCAGCTTCATCATCAACGTTGAAGCGCCTTCGAACTACGTGGGACCGACCCGGGTATTCGGCTTGGCGGGCGATCCCGACCGAGAGATTCCCGCCCAGCCGAGTCTCAATATTGTCAGGAGCTTGACGGACTACGCGGCGGCCTTCCCGCCGAAACACAAGATCGACCACGTCCCGAAAGATCCGCCCAAGTCGCTCACGCGAGCGATCCGTTGTTTCATCCTGATTTGCGCCGCGCGCCGCGTGCGCAATCAATCGAGCAAGCACAATTCGATGCTGGTTCACGTCACACGTTTCCAGCCAGTGCAGAATCACACGGCCCGTTTGGTGAGGGATGAATTGATTGGCTTGCAGCGAAGGCTTCGTGACGGAGACGGAGCACGGCAGCCAACTCTTCGTGATGAACTGAAGCAGCTATGGGCGGAAGAGTTTGTTCCGGTCTCGGAGGAGTTTGGGTCCGAAGCTCAACCGACTGTGACATGGGAAGCGTTGGATGTAGAGCTACACGCGGCTGCGGCCAAGATCGACGTAGCGGTCATCAATTCGTCCTCTCAGACGCCTCTCGACTACAAGGCGCACGAGGCGCAAGGCCGCAGTGTGATCGCGATCGGCGGCGACAAGTTATCGCGGGGCCTGACCTTGGAGGGTCTCTCGGTGAGTTACTTCCTGCGCGCCTCGAAAATGTATGACACTCTACTCCAAATGGGGCGGTGGTTCGGATACCGGCCCGGATATGTCGATCTCTGCCGGCTATTCACCACCTCGGAGTTAATGCGCTGGTATCGCCACATCGCCCTCGCCGAAGCCGAACTGCGCCGAGAGTTCGACCACATGGTAGCGACCGGTCAGACGCCCAAGACATATGGCCTGCGCGTCCGCACCCATCCGGCGGGAATGATCGTCACGGCACTGAACAAGATGTCCCACAGCAGAGTCCAGGAACTCTCGTGGGCCGGTGTGCTCGTGCAGACTACGCAGTTCTTCAAGGATGGCACGGTCACCGCGTCCAATCTCGGCGCCGTCGAGCAATTTCTCACGGGGTTGGGCGCTCCTGCGACGCAACAGGGGTCCAGCTCTCGCATCTGGAAAGACGTGCCAGTCGCCGAGGTCGCTGCGTTTCTTTCCAAGCTGCGCTTCCCGCCCGAAGCGGCCCGCGCCGGGGGCGCCGAACTGGTTCAGTTCATCCGGAAGCAAGCCGACAAGCCCGACAAAGAACTCACCCTCTGGACGGTCGTCGTGGTGAGCTCGGGCAGCGCCGAGGCCAGAGATCGCCGGACCATCGCCGGGCAGGAAACCGGGCTTGTTTCCCGCTCGGCCGAAGACCAGACCGAGACCACTTGGCTCGCCCGCAAAGCAAACATCCAAAACCCTGCCGATGAGGCTCTCGATTTTCGGGGCGTGCTGTTCGACGCTGCGTGGCTCGCTGAGATTTCGGGCAAACCCGACCTTGCCGACGACATCGATTGGCTCGCCGGTTGCATCGGCCGGGATGCGTGGGATGTTGCGCTGGCGCTCACGTTGCGGTGGCAGGCAACCAACCCGCCGAAGTTGCGATCGCCCGATAAGGGACAGACGACCCGGCCCTATGGCCGCGTGCTCCGCGTGTTGCGACCGCGGAGCCGCGGGCTGCTTTTGATCTATCCGCTGGTGCCACCTATGGAGGTTAGCGAAGGCGAGGGAAGACCCGCGCGCACGACGGGATTGAATCGCGATGGTGATCCCGTCAGTGGCGTTGTTCTCAGTTTTCCGGCGAGCGAAACCGTGCTCGGCGTTGAGTATCGGGTGAACCGCGTCTGGGACGCCATGATCAGGGACGATGATACCTACGATGAGTGA
- a CDS encoding ATP-binding protein, protein MPEDAFDRTPPHASAIVESLRAFGYDLPTALADLVDNSIAAHARHVWLHFEWAGDASTVSVTDDGDGMSAAELVEAMRLGTRGPLAARAPHDLGRFGLGLKTASLSQCRRLTVRSRRASSPVETRCWDLGVIAATDDWRLLRAADVAAEPRFTRLADQPNGTTVLWQQLDRLTRGQDPQSDRHQQRFLERIDGVRSHLGLVFHRLMTGSSAVRLFVNDRAVEPWDPFLENHPATHRLPVDPLRLGGERVPVRAYVLPHISKLSKIEHEAGAGPRGWLAHQGFYVYRRDRLLVAGDWLGFGWTKDEHLKLARIAIDLPNTLDHEWQINVTKSRATPPAALRDDLKRIAERTRAEAKNVYTHRGARLTAPADSSPTNRLWLHLAKHDRLFYRINDEHPLVRRVLESTSDKPAMRALIALVQESIPLQHIGITAAEEPGSQPEPFEGTPAAQVKEVLDELYRTFRSIGCGHDEAIQRLSSHPPFDQFPELLATITPEHPDA, encoded by the coding sequence ATGCCCGAGGACGCCTTCGACCGCACCCCGCCGCACGCGTCGGCCATCGTCGAAAGTCTCCGCGCCTTCGGCTACGACCTACCGACCGCGCTGGCTGATTTGGTGGACAACAGTATCGCGGCCCATGCACGCCACGTCTGGTTGCACTTCGAGTGGGCGGGCGATGCTTCTACGGTTAGCGTGACTGACGATGGCGACGGTATGTCCGCCGCCGAGTTGGTGGAGGCGATGCGACTCGGCACCCGCGGTCCGCTCGCCGCACGTGCGCCGCATGACCTCGGCCGCTTCGGCCTCGGCCTCAAGACCGCCTCGCTCTCCCAATGCCGCCGCCTAACCGTGCGCAGCCGACGTGCCTCCAGCCCGGTAGAGACGCGCTGCTGGGATCTTGGCGTCATCGCCGCCACGGACGACTGGCGCCTCCTTCGCGCGGCCGATGTCGCCGCGGAGCCGCGCTTTACCCGACTCGCCGATCAACCGAACGGCACGACGGTGCTCTGGCAGCAGCTTGACCGCCTGACCCGCGGCCAAGACCCGCAGAGCGACCGCCACCAACAGCGCTTCCTCGAGCGCATCGACGGCGTGCGAAGCCACCTCGGTCTCGTGTTCCACCGACTTATGACGGGGTCCTCCGCCGTGCGGCTCTTCGTCAACGACCGCGCGGTCGAACCATGGGACCCGTTTCTCGAAAATCACCCCGCCACCCACCGCCTGCCGGTCGACCCGCTGCGGCTGGGCGGCGAGCGCGTGCCGGTGCGCGCCTACGTGCTGCCGCACATCTCGAAACTTTCCAAGATCGAGCACGAAGCGGGAGCCGGCCCGCGTGGCTGGCTCGCCCACCAAGGATTCTACGTTTATCGCCGCGACCGGCTCCTTGTGGCCGGCGACTGGCTCGGCTTTGGCTGGACGAAGGACGAGCATCTCAAGCTCGCGCGCATCGCGATCGACCTACCCAACACGCTCGACCACGAGTGGCAGATCAATGTAACCAAGTCTCGCGCCACGCCGCCCGCCGCGCTGCGCGACGATTTGAAACGCATCGCCGAGCGCACGCGTGCCGAGGCGAAAAACGTTTATACCCATCGCGGCGCCCGGTTGACCGCACCGGCTGACTCCAGTCCGACCAACCGTCTATGGCTTCACCTCGCGAAGCACGACCGTTTATTTTACCGGATCAATGACGAGCATCCGCTGGTGCGCCGGGTGCTGGAGAGCACATCCGACAAGCCTGCCATGCGCGCGTTGATCGCCTTGGTTCAAGAGTCGATCCCGCTCCAGCATATTGGCATCACGGCCGCAGAAGAGCCCGGCTCACAACCTGAGCCGTTCGAGGGAACGCCAGCGGCCCAAGTGAAAGAAGTGCTCGATGAACTTTATCGGACGTTTCGCTCGATCGGCTGCGGTCACGACGAAGCGATTCAACGCCTTTCAAGTCATCCACCCTTCGACCAGTTCCCGGAGCTGCTCGCGACAATAACTCCGGAGCACCCCGATGCCTGA
- a CDS encoding DNA cytosine methyltransferase encodes MSRASLTFIDLFSGCGGFTLGMLRAGFDCLAAIDFNEQAIATLRTNLQAKSPTSLPPVAFALHADLTQLRPDTLAAMIGSKEVDVIVGGPPCQGFSTARQRDGSNHGDKRLKDDPRRHLFRNFLDHVEHFQPKVFVIENVLGLRSAAGGRYFTAVQYEARSLGKTSGRPGYRVHPQIERGTALGVPQKRRRQLIVGVRADLPGYFPAELAPAPRALLATMLGDAILDLPVLAAGAGEHETPYDLKRRQVHFLGGTRDRWRKRYLSHVAEVGASPAIYNHVARPHSARDLGDFLKLAEGESSAAAMRRGVEFDFPYDKTTFKDRYTRQHRNKPCSTIVAHLSKDGLMFIHPVQNRSLTPREAARVQSFPDWFVFPEARTHAFRVIGNAVPPLIAEGVGRAIRSFLSPEIAAPTARPTRGHHSLAVAPAFALPSNRTEAITWLDPLTRADRKALRAMTAAEFLRGWHALLWLFPELHPENALEHGDEEHDAPLSGEAIDRLGRRYTRSGWPVMLEGFGTEAWRRYLGEEFSDEAFYCIEAQRAGLDARRCTAARAPATAPMPTPVPPGR; translated from the coding sequence ATGAGCCGCGCTTCGCTCACGTTCATTGACCTGTTCAGCGGCTGCGGCGGCTTTACGCTGGGGATGTTGCGTGCCGGTTTCGATTGCCTCGCGGCTATCGATTTCAACGAACAGGCGATCGCCACGCTGCGGACAAATTTGCAGGCTAAGTCTCCGACCAGCTTGCCTCCGGTGGCGTTCGCGTTGCATGCCGATCTCACTCAGCTCCGACCCGACACGTTAGCAGCCATGATCGGCTCCAAGGAAGTCGATGTGATCGTCGGCGGTCCACCCTGCCAAGGCTTCAGCACCGCGCGACAGCGTGACGGCTCCAATCACGGCGACAAGCGTCTCAAGGACGACCCCCGCCGCCATCTTTTCCGCAACTTTCTCGACCACGTAGAGCACTTCCAGCCGAAGGTATTCGTAATCGAAAACGTCCTCGGTCTTCGCTCCGCCGCCGGCGGCCGCTACTTCACCGCCGTCCAATACGAGGCCCGCAGCCTCGGAAAAACTTCCGGCCGGCCCGGTTACCGTGTCCATCCGCAGATCGAGCGCGGCACCGCGCTCGGCGTGCCGCAGAAACGCCGCCGGCAGCTCATCGTCGGCGTCCGCGCCGATCTCCCCGGTTATTTTCCCGCCGAGCTCGCGCCCGCGCCGCGCGCGCTGCTGGCGACGATGCTGGGCGACGCGATCCTCGACCTGCCGGTGCTCGCCGCCGGCGCCGGCGAACACGAAACGCCCTACGATCTGAAGCGTCGTCAGGTTCACTTTCTCGGCGGCACCCGCGACCGCTGGCGGAAACGCTACCTCTCGCACGTCGCCGAAGTCGGTGCCTCCCCGGCGATCTACAACCACGTCGCCCGCCCGCACAGCGCCCGCGATCTCGGCGACTTTCTGAAACTCGCCGAGGGCGAAAGCTCCGCCGCCGCCATGCGACGCGGCGTCGAGTTCGATTTTCCCTACGACAAGACGACTTTCAAAGACCGCTACACCCGCCAGCACCGAAACAAGCCGTGTTCCACGATCGTGGCGCACCTGAGCAAGGACGGCCTGATGTTCATCCATCCGGTGCAGAACCGCTCGCTCACCCCGCGCGAGGCCGCCCGCGTGCAGAGTTTCCCCGACTGGTTCGTCTTTCCCGAGGCTCGCACGCACGCCTTCCGCGTCATCGGCAACGCCGTTCCGCCACTCATCGCCGAAGGCGTCGGCCGGGCGATCCGCTCGTTCCTCTCGCCAGAGATCGCCGCGCCCACCGCAAGACCCACCCGTGGGCACCATTCCTTAGCCGTCGCACCTGCCTTTGCTCTGCCGAGCAACCGGACCGAAGCGATCACTTGGCTCGACCCGTTGACGCGGGCCGACCGCAAGGCGCTGCGGGCGATGACCGCTGCGGAGTTTTTGCGCGGCTGGCATGCGCTGCTCTGGCTTTTTCCCGAGTTGCACCCGGAAAACGCACTCGAACACGGCGACGAGGAGCACGACGCACCGCTCTCCGGTGAAGCCATCGACCGCCTCGGCCGGCGCTACACGCGCAGCGGCTGGCCCGTGATGCTCGAAGGTTTCGGCACTGAGGCGTGGCGGCGTTATCTGGGCGAGGAGTTTTCCGACGAAGCCTTCTACTGCATCGAGGCGCAGCGCGCGGGGCTCGACGCCCGACGATGCACCGCTGCCCGGGCGCCGGCGACCGCTCCCATGCCCACTCCAGTCCCACCGGGACGGTAA
- a CDS encoding helix-turn-helix domain-containing protein: MAKTKARELERFGSNVRKLREAKEWTQEELAEKAGLDQTYISGIERGERNLTILSIAKLARALAVAASELCKGIDR, translated from the coding sequence ATGGCGAAAACCAAGGCGCGGGAATTGGAGCGTTTCGGTTCCAATGTACGGAAACTCCGCGAGGCGAAAGAATGGACGCAGGAGGAATTGGCTGAGAAAGCCGGTCTCGACCAGACCTACATCAGCGGGATCGAGCGCGGTGAGCGCAATCTGACGATTCTCAGTATAGCCAAGCTAGCACGAGCACTGGCCGTGGCCGCGTCAGAACTATGCAAAGGGATCGACCGATGA
- a CDS encoding glutamate synthase subunit beta, translated as MGKPTGFIEYLRELPVDRTPTERVKDWKEFHHHMEEKKLRQQGARCMDCGIPFCHTGKLISGMASGCPINNLIPEWNDLVYRGLWHEALDRLHKTNNFPDFTGRVCPAPCEGSCVLGLNNPPVTIKNIEAAIIDRGWEEGWVVPEPPAVRTGKKVAVIGSGPAGLSCAAQLNKAGHSVTVFERADRPGGLLMYGIPNMKLDKKEVVLRRIKQMEQEGIKFICNANVGDNVEPQIFLKEYDATVICTGATQPRDLPIEGRQLKGVYFAMEFLGANTKAVLDGGAEHALISAQKKDVVVIGGGDTGTDCVGTSMRHGCKSLVQIEILPKPPTERAADNPWPEWPKVYKMDYGQEEAAAKFGADPRVYLTTVKKFVGDEQGHVKELVTVEIKWEKNEKGQFIPKEQPGTEQTRPAQLVLLAMGFLGPEQALLKEIGVETDPRSNIKAEHEKYTTSIKGVFAAGDCRRGQSLVVWAINEGRGAARECDRYLMGYTDLP; from the coding sequence ATGGGCAAACCAACCGGCTTCATCGAATATCTCCGCGAGCTTCCCGTCGACCGCACGCCGACCGAGCGCGTGAAGGACTGGAAAGAGTTTCACCACCACATGGAGGAAAAGAAACTCCGGCAGCAGGGCGCGCGCTGCATGGATTGCGGCATCCCGTTCTGTCACACCGGCAAGTTGATCAGCGGCATGGCCAGTGGCTGCCCCATCAACAACCTCATCCCCGAGTGGAACGACCTCGTTTATCGCGGCCTGTGGCACGAGGCGCTCGACCGGTTGCACAAGACGAACAACTTCCCGGATTTCACCGGCCGCGTCTGTCCCGCCCCGTGCGAAGGTTCCTGTGTGCTCGGCCTCAACAACCCGCCCGTCACGATCAAGAACATCGAGGCGGCGATCATCGATCGCGGGTGGGAGGAAGGCTGGGTCGTGCCCGAGCCGCCGGCGGTGCGCACGGGCAAAAAAGTCGCCGTGATCGGTTCCGGCCCGGCGGGTCTCTCCTGCGCCGCGCAGCTCAACAAAGCCGGCCACAGCGTCACGGTGTTCGAACGCGCCGACCGGCCGGGCGGGTTGCTGATGTATGGCATCCCGAACATGAAGCTCGACAAAAAGGAAGTGGTCCTGCGCCGCATCAAACAGATGGAGCAGGAAGGCATTAAATTCATCTGCAACGCCAACGTCGGCGACAACGTCGAGCCGCAGATCTTTCTCAAGGAATACGACGCGACGGTCATCTGCACCGGCGCCACGCAGCCGCGCGACCTTCCGATCGAAGGCCGCCAGCTCAAAGGCGTGTACTTCGCGATGGAGTTTCTCGGGGCGAACACCAAAGCCGTCCTCGACGGCGGCGCGGAGCACGCGCTCATCAGCGCGCAGAAAAAAGACGTCGTCGTCATCGGCGGCGGCGATACGGGCACGGATTGCGTGGGCACCTCGATGCGGCACGGCTGCAAGAGCCTCGTGCAGATCGAAATTCTCCCGAAGCCGCCGACGGAGCGCGCGGCGGATAACCCGTGGCCGGAGTGGCCGAAGGTTTACAAAATGGATTACGGCCAGGAAGAGGCGGCGGCGAAATTCGGCGCCGATCCGCGCGTGTATCTGACTACGGTGAAGAAATTCGTCGGCGACGAGCAGGGCCACGTGAAGGAGCTCGTGACGGTTGAAATCAAGTGGGAGAAAAACGAGAAAGGGCAGTTCATCCCGAAAGAGCAGCCCGGCACGGAGCAGACGCGCCCCGCGCAACTCGTGCTGCTCGCGATGGGCTTTCTCGGGCCGGAGCAGGCGTTGTTGAAGGAAATCGGCGTCGAGACCGACCCGCGCTCCAACATCAAAGCCGAGCACGAAAAATATACGACGAGCATTAAAGGCGTGTTTGCAGCGGGCGACTGCCGGCGCGGACAGAGCTTGGTGGTGTGGGCGATCAACGAAGGCCGCGGCGCCGCCCGCGAGTGCGACCGCTACCTGATGGGCTACACGGATCTGCCGTAA